In Carya illinoinensis cultivar Pawnee chromosome 16, C.illinoinensisPawnee_v1, whole genome shotgun sequence, a single window of DNA contains:
- the LOC122299435 gene encoding YTH domain-containing protein ECT4-like isoform X2, translating into MTKNVKSVADPSMELAGTNLAPSKDTGSQFDAASCISSAGATTGSIKGSEIDHDSLATYQGMPYSTSGYYGHYYPGYHGFYGELDNQGYYVGGDGMELQYPVIQADNGSFVYCMPGFPPGYTPYLPLSTIGVNGQYVDQQAYPPMFQPPTASPGYYPASLPFGKLGPSPYMWDPSLLVGDGLFGNNYAGVPEVPVPKHNLSAPSDGNHKHLKPVNKALPHGSSIQLDVDANGYFPIAKSVANTQEKSGVLYSNNPVNLKANARGWGGSEKLKSRSKTNGVSDIGLLDEQNHGPRTANAKGMLISGGAADSLGTDGNGNSCSITSLISTNQYNLPDFPSKYDQAFFFVIKSYSEDDIHKSIKYNVWASTPNGNKRLDSAYQDAQERTVEKGSKCPVFLFFSVNASGQFCGIAEMIGRVDFNKSMDFWQQDKWNGYFPVKWHIIKDVPNLHLRQILLENNDNKPVTNSRDTQEVRFPQGIEMLNIFKNNMSKTSILDDFDFYESREKMMLEKRMREFIPRYNLQEMVELTTSFKAVDLSTVKSIEQPEVGDEVKK; encoded by the exons ATGACGAAGAATGTTAAAAGTGTTGCTGATCCTTCTATGGAGCTCGCTGGTACCAACCTG GCTCCTTCGAAAGACACGGGCTCACAATTTGATGCAGCATCATGTATATCATCTGCGGGAGCTACAACAGGAAGTATAAAAGGAAGTGAAATTGACCATGACTCCCTTGCTACTTATCAAGGCATGCCTTATTCAACCAGTGGCTATTATGGTCACTACTATCCAG GTTATCACGGTTTCTATGGAGAGTTGGACAACCAAGGATACTATGTTGGTGGTGATGGAATGGAACTTCAATATCCT GTCATTCAAGCAGATAATGGATCTTTTGTCTACTGCATGCCAGGATTTCCGCCTGGTTATACTCCGTATTTGCCCCTATCGACAATTGGCGTCAATGGGCAATACGTTGATCAACAGGCATATCCACCAATGTTTCAACCACCTACTGCCTCACCTGGTTATTATCCTGCTTCTCTTCCTTTTGGGAAGTTGGGACCGTCACCCTACATGTGGGATCCATCTCTTCTTGTTGGAGATGGATTGTTTGGAAATAACTATGCTGGAGTTCCAGAAGTTCCAGTCCCTAAGCATAATTTATCTGCCCCAA GTGACGGCAATCACAAACACCTAAAACCAGTGAACAAG gcCTTGCCTCATGGCTCATCTATCCAGTTGGATGTAGATGCCAATGGTTACTTTCCCATTGCAAAATCTGTAGCCAATACTCAAGAGAAGAGTGGAGTGCTCTATTCAAACAACCCAGTTAATTTAAAAGCAAATGCGCGGGGTTGGGGTGGCAGTGAGAAGTTGAAATCAAGAAGCAAGACTAATGGAGTTAGTGATATTGGATTGCTTGATGAGCAGAACCATGGCCCTAGAACAGCCAATGCAAAAGGCATGCTGATTTCTGGAGGTGCCGCTGATTCACTGGGTACTGATGGGAATGGAAACAGTTGCAGCATAACCTCTCTCATCAGCACAAATCAATATAACCTTCCCGACTTTCCGTCCAAATACGATCAGGCATTTTTCTTTGTTATCAAATCTTACAGTGAAGATGATATTCATAAGAGCATCAAGTACAATGTATGGGCTAGTACTCCTAATGGGAATAAGAGGCTGGATAGTGCATACCAAGATGCCCAAGAGAGGACGGTGGAGAAAGGCAGCAAGTGCCcagtgtttcttttcttttcg GTTAATGCGAGTGGCCAGTTCTGTGGGATAGCAGAGATGATTGGTCGAGTTGATTTTAATAAGAGCATGGATTTCTGGCAGCAAGACAAATGGAATGGTTATTTCCCTGTTAAGTGGCATATTATAAAAGATGTTCCGAATCTGCATTTACGGCAAATATTACTTGAGAATAATGACAACAAGCCAGTTACCAACAGTCGAGACACACAGGAG GTGAGATTTCCCCAGGGTATTGAAATgttgaatatttttaagaacAATATGTCCAAGACATCCATATTGGATGACTTCGATTTTTATGAAAGCCGCGAGAAGATGATGCTAGAGAAGAGGATGAGGGAATTTATACCCCGCTACAATCTGCAG GAGATGGTTGAATTAACCACCAGTTTTAAGGCAGTAGATCTGTCAACTGTGAAGAGTATTGAGCAACCTGAGGTCGGAGATGAGGTGAAGAAATGA
- the LOC122298910 gene encoding uncharacterized mitochondrial protein AtMg00810-like, with translation MALLVYIDDIVLLSLDSTSTTAVKKFLETKFKIKDLGSLKYFLGMEVGRSKKGIQLCQRKYALDILVETGMLASKPSRLPMEPNIKLSKDEGEAFKDRVLYKKLVGKLLYLTHTRPNLSQSVHLLSQFMEASRVPHYDAILRVIRYMKGTPGQGLFFPANSTLELIAYSDASWANCPDTRRLTIGFCVFLGNSLVSWKSKKQTTMSRSSAESEYRAMTTVVCELTWFRYLLDDLCINVSRPTTLYCDNLVAIHIATNPIFHEWTKHIELDFHLVRDKILDGQVVTAHVPSHLQVANMLTKPLHSPVFTRLLSNMGVINIYSTSCGRMLKLPHETPQVPTVPLDKKFTDDS, from the coding sequence ATGGCGTTACTCGTATACATAGATGACATAGTCTTGCTAAGCTTAGATAGCACTTCTACTACTGCTGTGAAGAAGTTTTTGGAAACCAAGTTCAAAATCAAGGATTTAGGGAGCTTGAAATATTTCCTTGGAATGGAGGTGGGACGTTCAAAGAAGGGGATACAGCTATGTCAACGAAAATACGCATTGGACATCCTTGTAGAAACTGGGATGTTGGCATCAAAACCGTCTCGCCTACCTATGGAGCCCAACATCAAACTAAGCAAAGATGAAGGTGAAGCCTTCAAAGACCGTGTTCTGTACAAAAAGTTAGTCGGCAAGCTCCTTTACCTCACACATACACGGCCGAACTTAAGCCAAAGTGTGCACTTACTCAGTCAATTCATGGAAGCATCTCGTGTCCCTCACTATGATGCAATCCTCAGAGTAATCCGATACATGAAAGGGACTCCAGGGCAGGGACTTTTCTTCCCTGCCAATTCTACACTTGAACTTATTGCTTATTCCGATGCGAGTTGGGCAAATTGTCCTGACACACGGAGATTGACTAttggtttttgtgttttcttaGGAAATTCTCTTGTATCTTGGAAATCCAAGAAGCAAACAACTATGTCAAGATCTTCTGCCGAATCCGAGTATAGAGCGATGACAACCGTGGTCTGTGAACTTACATGGTTCCGATACCTGCTTGATGATTTATGCATCAACGTGTCGAGGCCTACGACTTTATATTGTGATAATCTTGTAGCGATTCATATTGCAACAAATCCCATCTTTCATGAATGGACAAAGCACATCGAACTAGATTTTCATTTGGTTCGAGACAAAATATTAGATGGACAAGTAGTAACAGCCCATGTCCCTTCACATCTCCAAGTAGCAAACATGCTCACTAAGCCTTTACATTCTCCTGTATTCACTCGACTTTTGTCCAACATGGGAGTTATTAACATATACTCTACATCTTGCGGGAGGATGTTGAAATTACCCCATGAAACGCCTCAAGTTCCTACAGTTCCTCTAGACAAGAAATTCACAGATGACTCGTGA
- the LOC122299435 gene encoding YTH domain-containing protein ECT4-like isoform X1, with translation MTKNVKSVADPSMELAGTNLAPSKDTGSQFDAASCISSAGATTGSIKGSEIDHDSLATYQGMPYSTSGYYGHYYPGYHGFYGELDNQGYYVGGDGMELQYPVIQADNGSFVYCMPGFPPGYTPYLPLSTIGVNGQYVDQQAYPPMFQPPTASPGYYPASLPFGKLGPSPYMWDPSLLVGDGLFGNNYAGVPEVPVPKHNLSAPSDGNHKHLKPVNKALPHGSSIQLDVDANGYFPIAKSVANTQEKSGVLYSNNPVNLKANARGWGGSEKLKSRSKTNGVSDIGLLDEQNHGPRTANAKGMLISGGAADSLGTDGNGNSCSITSLISTNQYNLPDFPSKYDQAFFFVIKSYSEDDIHKSIKYNVWASTPNGNKRLDSAYQDAQERTVEKGSKCPVFLFFSVNASGQFCGIAEMIGRVDFNKSMDFWQQDKWNGYFPVKWHIIKDVPNLHLRQILLENNDNKPVTNSRDTQEVRFPQGIEMLNIFKNNMSKTSILDDFDFYESREKMMLEKRMREFIPRYNLQQEMVELTTSFKAVDLSTVKSIEQPEVGDEVKK, from the exons ATGACGAAGAATGTTAAAAGTGTTGCTGATCCTTCTATGGAGCTCGCTGGTACCAACCTG GCTCCTTCGAAAGACACGGGCTCACAATTTGATGCAGCATCATGTATATCATCTGCGGGAGCTACAACAGGAAGTATAAAAGGAAGTGAAATTGACCATGACTCCCTTGCTACTTATCAAGGCATGCCTTATTCAACCAGTGGCTATTATGGTCACTACTATCCAG GTTATCACGGTTTCTATGGAGAGTTGGACAACCAAGGATACTATGTTGGTGGTGATGGAATGGAACTTCAATATCCT GTCATTCAAGCAGATAATGGATCTTTTGTCTACTGCATGCCAGGATTTCCGCCTGGTTATACTCCGTATTTGCCCCTATCGACAATTGGCGTCAATGGGCAATACGTTGATCAACAGGCATATCCACCAATGTTTCAACCACCTACTGCCTCACCTGGTTATTATCCTGCTTCTCTTCCTTTTGGGAAGTTGGGACCGTCACCCTACATGTGGGATCCATCTCTTCTTGTTGGAGATGGATTGTTTGGAAATAACTATGCTGGAGTTCCAGAAGTTCCAGTCCCTAAGCATAATTTATCTGCCCCAA GTGACGGCAATCACAAACACCTAAAACCAGTGAACAAG gcCTTGCCTCATGGCTCATCTATCCAGTTGGATGTAGATGCCAATGGTTACTTTCCCATTGCAAAATCTGTAGCCAATACTCAAGAGAAGAGTGGAGTGCTCTATTCAAACAACCCAGTTAATTTAAAAGCAAATGCGCGGGGTTGGGGTGGCAGTGAGAAGTTGAAATCAAGAAGCAAGACTAATGGAGTTAGTGATATTGGATTGCTTGATGAGCAGAACCATGGCCCTAGAACAGCCAATGCAAAAGGCATGCTGATTTCTGGAGGTGCCGCTGATTCACTGGGTACTGATGGGAATGGAAACAGTTGCAGCATAACCTCTCTCATCAGCACAAATCAATATAACCTTCCCGACTTTCCGTCCAAATACGATCAGGCATTTTTCTTTGTTATCAAATCTTACAGTGAAGATGATATTCATAAGAGCATCAAGTACAATGTATGGGCTAGTACTCCTAATGGGAATAAGAGGCTGGATAGTGCATACCAAGATGCCCAAGAGAGGACGGTGGAGAAAGGCAGCAAGTGCCcagtgtttcttttcttttcg GTTAATGCGAGTGGCCAGTTCTGTGGGATAGCAGAGATGATTGGTCGAGTTGATTTTAATAAGAGCATGGATTTCTGGCAGCAAGACAAATGGAATGGTTATTTCCCTGTTAAGTGGCATATTATAAAAGATGTTCCGAATCTGCATTTACGGCAAATATTACTTGAGAATAATGACAACAAGCCAGTTACCAACAGTCGAGACACACAGGAG GTGAGATTTCCCCAGGGTATTGAAATgttgaatatttttaagaacAATATGTCCAAGACATCCATATTGGATGACTTCGATTTTTATGAAAGCCGCGAGAAGATGATGCTAGAGAAGAGGATGAGGGAATTTATACCCCGCTACAATCTGCAG CAGGAGATGGTTGAATTAACCACCAGTTTTAAGGCAGTAGATCTGTCAACTGTGAAGAGTATTGAGCAACCTGAGGTCGGAGATGAGGTGAAGAAATGA
- the LOC122299434 gene encoding glutathione S-transferase T2-like, giving the protein MHPSGATELDKIDKAKILYRETQKTNFTLDHCWNLLRNQPKWQTHMESVRRRDNVSRSGSTLNSIQLENPMENVPVECERPLGKKSEKEREKKRKSREREDKEFSEALRDMTDDRKIMLLERKESIMRLENRNSKLLAIKKKKVEMEIKAQEERSIILAKKKRKNDMEIMKLDIGSMNSLQQEYFHNLQMEIIEEQRNKAISRT; this is encoded by the exons ATGCATCCAAGCGGTGCAACCGAGCTAGACAAG ATTGACAAGGCAAAAATTTTGTACCGAGAGACCCAAAAAACCAACTTCACCTTGGATCATTGTTGGAATCTTTTAAGGAATCAACCGAAATGGCAAACACACATGGAGAGTGTAAGAAGAAGAGACAACGTCTCACGTTCAGGTAGTACTCTAAACTCAATACAATTAGAGAACCCAATGGAAAATGTTCCCGTGGAGTGTGAGAGACCTCTGgggaaaaaatctgaaaaagaaagagagaaaaaaagaaaaagtagggAAAGAGAAGATAAAGAATTTAGTGAAGCCTTAAGAGACATGACAGATGATAGGAAGATTATGTTGttggagagaaaagaaagcataATGAGGTTAGAAAACCGCAATTCTAAGTTATTGGCtattaagaagaaaaaggttgaaatggaaattaaggCTCAAGAAGAAAGATCTATAATATTAGctaaaaagaagaggaaaaatgatATGGAAATTATGAAATTGGATATTGGTTCCATGAATTCTTTGCAGCAAGAGTATTTCcataatcttcaaatggaaattattgaggaacaaagaaataagGCCATATCTCGTACATAG